The window CAGCGCACTGCGCCTTCGCCCGAAGGCGCAACCATGTCGGCGCCGTCGGAAGTCGCGCCGTAGCCGACGATTTCTGCGTAGATATGTGCACCGCGCGCCAGCGCGTGCTCCAGTTCTTCAACCACCACCATGCCGCCGCCGCCGGCGATGACGAAACCGTCACGATCGGCGTCGTAGGTGCGGGAGGCTTTTTCCGGCGTGTCGTTGTACTTGGTGGACAGCGCGCCCATCGCATCGAACTCGCAGGCCATTTCCCAGCACAGCTCTTCGCCGCCGCCGGCGAACACGATGTCCTGTTTGCCCAGCTGGATTTGCTCAACCGCGTTGCCGATGCAGTGTGCGGAGGTCGCGCAAGCGGAGCTGATGGAGTAGTTCACGCCGTGGATTTTGAATGGCGTCGCCAGGCAGGCGGAAACGCCGGAAGCCATGGCTTTGGTGACCACGTACGGGCCAACCGCTTTCAAGCCGCGCGGGCTGCGCATCGCATCGGCGCCGAACACCTGGAAACGCGGAGAACCGCCGCCGGAACCGGCGATCAGGCCTACGCGCGGGTTGTTTTGATACTCTTCTTCCTTCAGGCCGGAAGACGCGATCGCTTCTTGCATCGCCAGGAAGGCATAAATGGAAGCGTCGCTCATGAAACGCACCGCCTTGCGGTCGATCAGGCCGGTCGTGTCGAGCTTAACTTGCCCCCATACGTGACTACGCATGCCGGAATCTTTCAGCTCCTGGGAGAAAGTGATCCCAGAACGTCCTTCCTGCAGGCTTGCCAGGACCTCCTGCTGGTTATTACCAATGCTGGAGACAACTCCCAGGCCAGTAATCACTGCACGTTTCATTCAATACCTCTTCCACTATTAACCTACGGGATTTTGCATCGCACTTTAGCGTACAGATGTAAGCCGAACAAGTCCGATCAGCGTTTTTCAGCTTTATTGTTGTCCAGTTTGCGCCGGGGCGCCAGCGCCGTTAGAATTCGCGGCATCCCTTGAATTTCGAGCCATTGACCGTGAACCACGCCCCCATCCAAACCGCAACGCTAACCTGGAACGAACAGGGTACACCTGTTTCGAAACAGTTTGATGACGTCTATTTTTCCAATCAGGATGGGCTGGAAGAAACCCGTTATGTCTTCCTGCACGGCAATCGGCTGCCGCAGCGTTTCGCCGTCCACCCGCGCTCGCTGTTTGTCGTGGCGGAAACCGGGTTTGGCACCGGGCTCAATTTCCTCACGCTGTGGCAGGCCTTCGCCGGCTTCCGTCAGGCCGAGCCGGACGCGACGCTGCAGCGTCTGCACTTTATCAGCTTCGAAAAATTCCCCCTGCAGCAGGCTGACCTGGCGGCGGCGCATGCGCGCTGGCCGGAGCTGGCGCCTTACGCCGACGAACTACGCGCCCAATGGCCGCTGCCGTTGCCGGGTTGCCATCGCCTGCTGTTAGCCGAAGGCCGCATTACGCTCGATCTGTGGTTCGGCGACGTCAACGATCTGCTGCCGCAGTTTGACGCCAGCATGAATAACCAGGTGGATGCCTGGTTCCTCGACGGCTTCGCGCCGGCAAAGAATCCCGACATGTGGACCGATCAACTGTTCGCCGCCATGGCGCGTTTCGCCCGGCCGGGAGGCAGCTTCGCCACCTTTACCGCCGCCGGCTTCGTGCGCCGCGGCTTGCAACAGGCCGGTTTTCAGGTCAACCGCTGCAAAGGCTTCGGCCAAAAGCGTGAGATGCTCGCCGGCGAGCTCCCGGCCGATGCGCAGCCTGCCGCACACCCAGCGCCCTGGTATCGACGCCCGGCGGCGGACAACACCGCCGACATCGCCCTGATCGGCGGCGGCGTCGCCAGCGCGCTCACTGCGCTGGCCTTGCTGCGGCGCGGCGCCACCGTCACGCTGTACTGCGCCGATGAACAGGCGGCCGAAGGCGCATCCGGCAACCGCCAGGGCGCGATTTATCCTTTGCTGAACGGCAGCGGCGACGCGCTGGAGAGTTTCTTCAGCGCCGCGTTTCCCTTCGCCCGCCGCCAATACGACGCCCTGTTGCAACAAGGCGTCGCCTTCGATCACCAGTGGTGCGGCGTCAGCCAGTTGGCCTATGACGAAAAGAGCAGCGCCAAGATCGCCAATATGCTGAAAACCGACTGGCCGCAGGCCTTGGCGATGGCGGCCGACCGCGAGACGCTCAGCGAACGCTGCGGCGTCGATACCGGCTTTGGCGGCATCACCTACCCGCTAGGCGGCTGGCTGTGCCCGGCCGAGCTGACGCGCGGCGCTATCGCGCTGGCGCAGCGCCAGGGCTTGGTCTGCCGCTACCGGCACGATGCAAAGATGCTGACGCAGGAAGAAAACGGCTGGCGCATCGATTTCGCCAACGGCGACTGCCGGCGCCATGCGACGGTGATCCTGGCCAACGGCCATCGGTTGGCCGAGCTGGCGCCGACGGAAGCCCTGCCGCTGTATTCGGTACGCGGGCAGGTGTCGCATATCCCGACCTCGCCGGCCCTCGGTCAACTGAAGCAGGTCTTGTGCTACGACGGCTACCTGACGCCGATTAATGCCAACAACGGCCAGCACTGCATTGGCGCCAGCTATCAGCGCGGCGACATCGCCACCGACTACCGCGAGCAGGAGCAACAGGAAAACCGCGAGCGCCTGCTGCGCTGCCTGCCGGAGCAGGCCTGGCCGCAGCAGGTGGACGTCAGCGCACGCCAGGCGCGCTGCGGCGTGCGCAGCGCCACCCGAGATCATCTGCCGATGGTCGGCGCGCTGCCGGACTATCAGGCCACGCTGACGCAGTATCAGGATTTGCAGCGGCAAAATCAGCGCGGCGAAACCGTCGCCGATGCGCCGGTCTATCCCGGCCTGTTCGCTATCGGCGGATTAGGCTCGCGCGGGCTGAGCTCGGCGCCGCTGGCGGCGGAAATTTTGGCGGCGCAGCTGTTCGGCGAGCCGTTGCCGGGCGATGCGCGCCTGCTGGCGGCGTTGAATCCGAATCGGATGTGGGTGCGGAAATTACTGAAGGGACGTGCGGTTTAATCAACCCGGAGGGGCGCGGCGATCGCGCCCCGGCATGGCGGTCAGGCGGCAGGGGTGGCAGCCTGATAGAGGTTTTCCCACATGCCGCGCACCAGGATCTGATCCGGCGGCGAAAGTTCACCGGCGGCGATCGCCTTGTGCAGGCTCTCCTCCACCCGCGCTTTCAGCGCTTCAGCGGTGTGTTCGCCCTGCTCTTCCGCTTCGGCCACCGCCAGCGTCAGATGACCGCGCAGGTAGCCACCGGCAAACAGTTCATCATCGCTGGCGTGCTCTACCATGTCATCAATCAGCGCCAAAATGCGCGCTTCAAATTCTGCGATCATCAAATTTCCTCATTAAATAACGGACTGTGGCGTCAGTTGAGATCTTCCGGGTACGGAAAATGCTCGGCCGCCAACGGTGGCGTATTGTAGAACGATTGCAGCGCCTGAATAAAGCGCGCAGGCCTTGTGGGTATTCCCTGCTCCAGCAGCGTCAATACCCGGTCGCGCACCTTGCGTTGGAACGCAATGCGATCCGGCTCGCAGTCGCCATTCAGGTTGTCGCAGCTGACGTTAAACGGGAAACCGGCCGCCACGCAGAACATCCATTCCAGCGCCTGCGGTTTTATCTCCACGGCTTCGAATTCGCTCTGGGTCTGCGCGTCGCGCCCGTCCGGGCAATACCAATAACCGAAGTCCACCAATTGACGGCGCGCTTCACCGGCGATGCACCAGTGCGAGATTTCGTGCAGGCCGCTGGCGTAGAAACCGTGGGCGAACACGATTCGGTGATACGGCAGTTCATCGTCGGCCGGCAGGTAAATGGGTTCGTCGTCGCCCTTCACCAGGCGAGTGTTGTAGTCATCGCTGAAGCAGCGATTGAAGATCTCGATCAGCTGTTCATAGCGATGACGGGTCTGCGTGTCTGACATAAAAACTCTATAACCACAAAAATAAAGAGGCCATTATACCCGATAAGACAGGGCGCGTAAGCAGCGCCCCCTTTTCATCTTTAACCGTGCATCAAGGCGGTCAACCACTGCTGAATTTCCGCGCCGTGATTGTCGTACAGCAACTTGAGGCTCATCACCAGCGAAACGATCACGATCATCGGCCGAATCAATTTCTGGCCGCGGGTCAGCACCATGTGCGCGCCCAGACGCGCCCCCAGCACCTGCCCCACCAACATCACCAGACCGATGCTCCACACCACCTTGCCGCCGATGATGAACAGCGCCAACCCGCCGACGTTGGAGGTAAAGTTCAGCACTTTGGCGTGCGCCGTGGACTTGGCGAGGTTGAAACCGCACAGCGTCACGTAGGCCAACGCGTAGAATGAACCGGCGCCGGGGCCGAAAAAGCCGTCGTAAAACCCGACGCAACCACC of the Serratia marcescens subsp. marcescens ATCC 13880 genome contains:
- the fabB gene encoding beta-ketoacyl-ACP synthase I; this translates as MKRAVITGLGVVSSIGNNQQEVLASLQEGRSGITFSQELKDSGMRSHVWGQVKLDTTGLIDRKAVRFMSDASIYAFLAMQEAIASSGLKEEEYQNNPRVGLIAGSGGGSPRFQVFGADAMRSPRGLKAVGPYVVTKAMASGVSACLATPFKIHGVNYSISSACATSAHCIGNAVEQIQLGKQDIVFAGGGEELCWEMACEFDAMGALSTKYNDTPEKASRTYDADRDGFVIAGGGGMVVVEELEHALARGAHIYAEIVGYGATSDGADMVAPSGEGAVRCMKMAMQDLDAPIDYINVHGTSTPVGDVKELGAIREVFGDNTPAISSTKAMTGHSLGAAGVQEAIYSLLMLEHGFIAPSINIETLDEQAVGMNIVTQPTQRELTTVMSNSFGFGGTNATLVMRKLAK
- a CDS encoding YfcL family protein, encoding MIAEFEARILALIDDMVEHASDDELFAGGYLRGHLTLAVAEAEEQGEHTAEALKARVEESLHKAIAAGELSPPDQILVRGMWENLYQAATPAA
- a CDS encoding elongation factor P hydroxylase, with protein sequence MSDTQTRHRYEQLIEIFNRCFSDDYNTRLVKGDDEPIYLPADDELPYHRIVFAHGFYASGLHEISHWCIAGEARRQLVDFGYWYCPDGRDAQTQSEFEAVEIKPQALEWMFCVAAGFPFNVSCDNLNGDCEPDRIAFQRKVRDRVLTLLEQGIPTRPARFIQALQSFYNTPPLAAEHFPYPEDLN
- the mnmC gene encoding bifunctional tRNA (5-methylaminomethyl-2-thiouridine)(34)-methyltransferase MnmD/FAD-dependent 5-carboxymethylaminomethyl-2-thiouridine(34) oxidoreductase MnmC, which translates into the protein MNHAPIQTATLTWNEQGTPVSKQFDDVYFSNQDGLEETRYVFLHGNRLPQRFAVHPRSLFVVAETGFGTGLNFLTLWQAFAGFRQAEPDATLQRLHFISFEKFPLQQADLAAAHARWPELAPYADELRAQWPLPLPGCHRLLLAEGRITLDLWFGDVNDLLPQFDASMNNQVDAWFLDGFAPAKNPDMWTDQLFAAMARFARPGGSFATFTAAGFVRRGLQQAGFQVNRCKGFGQKREMLAGELPADAQPAAHPAPWYRRPAADNTADIALIGGGVASALTALALLRRGATVTLYCADEQAAEGASGNRQGAIYPLLNGSGDALESFFSAAFPFARRQYDALLQQGVAFDHQWCGVSQLAYDEKSSAKIANMLKTDWPQALAMAADRETLSERCGVDTGFGGITYPLGGWLCPAELTRGAIALAQRQGLVCRYRHDAKMLTQEENGWRIDFANGDCRRHATVILANGHRLAELAPTEALPLYSVRGQVSHIPTSPALGQLKQVLCYDGYLTPINANNGQHCIGASYQRGDIATDYREQEQQENRERLLRCLPEQAWPQQVDVSARQARCGVRSATRDHLPMVGALPDYQATLTQYQDLQRQNQRGETVADAPVYPGLFAIGGLGSRGLSSAPLAAEILAAQLFGEPLPGDARLLAALNPNRMWVRKLLKGRAV